In uncultured Devosia sp., a genomic segment contains:
- a CDS encoding sugar ABC transporter ATP-binding protein, producing the protein MSEPPVIEMRGIGKSFPAVRALHDVSFTCHKGEVHALCGENGAGKSTLIKILSGVYRPDGGEVLIDGATQHFRHPQDALLAGISVIYQEFSLLPERTVAQNLFLGREPLKLGLIDSKAMEAETRRVLGLFGIRHRIEPDTLVADLDVASQQMVEIAKAISLNAKVIVMDEPTAALNEAECEVLFALVDQLRAAGTAIIYITHRMREVTRLANRVTVIKDGEVAASFDHVPAPDAVVRAMVGRDISEFYPEPARPQDIGPTVLTVSGGGNHALRDIDLELRAGEIVGLAGLQGAGRTPLAMAIFGAAPFTRGAMTLDGTTVALTSPRDAIRAGIGMLPGDRKAEALVLMQSVRDNGMLTSRSFAGPLGGHKANRFTDLAGMNALLDRMKVRAPSYEQEMRFLSGGNQQKAIVARWLALKPKLLIFVEPTRGIDVDAKASIYHLMRDLARAGTAVLMVSSDLPEVVGVSDRILVMREGRIVGSFGRSATEAELMLAATGETEVAA; encoded by the coding sequence ATGAGCGAGCCTCCCGTCATCGAGATGCGCGGCATCGGCAAATCCTTCCCGGCGGTCAGGGCGCTGCATGACGTGTCCTTCACCTGCCACAAGGGCGAGGTGCATGCGCTGTGCGGCGAGAACGGCGCGGGTAAATCGACGCTGATCAAGATCCTGTCCGGCGTCTATCGCCCCGATGGCGGCGAGGTGCTGATTGACGGCGCCACCCAACATTTTCGCCATCCGCAGGACGCGCTGCTGGCCGGGATTTCGGTCATCTATCAGGAGTTCTCGCTGCTGCCCGAGCGCACGGTGGCGCAGAATCTCTTTCTCGGGCGGGAGCCGCTCAAGCTGGGACTGATCGACAGCAAGGCGATGGAGGCCGAAACCCGTCGTGTGCTGGGCCTGTTCGGCATCCGCCACCGCATCGAGCCCGATACGCTGGTGGCCGACCTCGATGTCGCCAGCCAGCAGATGGTCGAGATTGCCAAGGCGATTTCGCTCAATGCCAAGGTCATCGTCATGGACGAGCCGACGGCCGCCCTCAACGAAGCCGAATGCGAAGTGCTGTTCGCCCTTGTCGATCAGTTGCGCGCCGCGGGCACGGCCATCATCTACATTACCCACCGCATGCGCGAGGTCACCCGCCTCGCCAACCGCGTCACCGTCATCAAGGATGGCGAGGTTGCCGCCAGCTTCGATCATGTTCCGGCGCCCGATGCCGTGGTTCGCGCCATGGTGGGCCGCGACATCTCCGAGTTCTACCCCGAACCGGCGCGCCCGCAGGACATCGGCCCAACCGTTTTGACCGTCTCGGGCGGCGGCAATCATGCGCTGCGCGACATCGACCTCGAGCTGCGCGCCGGCGAGATCGTCGGCCTGGCGGGTCTGCAGGGCGCCGGCCGCACACCGCTGGCCATGGCGATCTTCGGCGCTGCGCCCTTCACCCGTGGGGCCATGACGCTCGATGGCACGACCGTCGCCCTCACCAGTCCGCGCGACGCCATCAGAGCGGGCATCGGCATGCTGCCCGGCGATCGCAAGGCAGAGGCGCTGGTGCTGATGCAGTCTGTGCGCGACAATGGCATGCTGACGTCCCGCAGCTTTGCCGGCCCGCTGGGCGGTCATAAGGCCAATCGCTTCACCGACCTCGCGGGCATGAACGCGCTGCTCGACCGGATGAAGGTCCGTGCGCCCTCCTATGAGCAGGAAATGCGCTTCCTTTCCGGTGGCAATCAGCAAAAGGCCATTGTTGCCCGCTGGCTGGCGCTGAAGCCGAAGCTGCTGATCTTCGTCGAACCCACGCGCGGTATCGACGTCGATGCCAAGGCCAGCATCTACCATCTGATGCGCGATCTTGCCCGCGCCGGTACGGCGGTGCTGATGGTGTCCTCCGACCTGCCCGAAGTGGTGGGTGTCTCGGATCGCATTCTCGTCATGCGCGAAGGCCGCATCGTGGGCAGTTTCGGTCGCTCGGCGACCGAAGCCGAACTCATGCTGGCGGCAACCGGCGAGACCGAGGTGGCGGCATGA